One Streptosporangium becharense genomic window, AGGGTGAGCGCGCCGCGTTTGTAGACGCGGTCGTCGAACAGGCGCCGCGGGCCGGGATCGGCGAGGACGAAGTTCTGTGGGAGCGCCGCGAGCCTGCGATGCCAGCGAAGCGCGTGATCATCGGATGACAGGCCGCCGGAGACCTCCGACCAGATCCACTCCGCGTAGGTGGCGAACCCCTCGTGCAGCCAGATGCCGCGCCAGTCGGCCACCGTCAGGCTGTTGCCGAACCACTGGTGGGCCAGCTCGTGGGCGACCAGCCGCTCCTCGCCCCGCCTGCCGTCCACGTGGTTCCTGCCGAAGATCGACATGCCCTGCGCCTCGACCGGGATCTCCAGCTCGTCGTCCACGACCACGACGGTGTACGACCCGAACGGGTAGGGCCCGAACCGCTCGCCGAAGACCTCCATCATCCGGGCCTGCCGCTCGAAGTCGTGCCGCACCCGCGAGGCGTGCCGGGCGGGGAACGCCAGGCGCATCCCCGGGGCCGGTTCCGCCAGCTGGTAGCGGCCGATCTGCACACTCGCCAGGTAGGCGGCCATCGGCTCGCGCTGCTCGTACACCCAGGTGGTCGCCGACGCCGCCCGCCGTCGGGAGACGGGCTCGCCGTTGGCGATCACCTGGTACGCCGAGGCGGCGGTCACCGAGAACCGGTAGGAGGCCTTGTCGTCGGGCCGGTCGTTGCACGGGAACCACGACGGGGCGCCGATCGGCTGGCTGGCCACGATGACGCCGTCGGTCAGCTGCTCCCAGCCGAGCCCGCCCCAGTGGCTGTTCACCGGCCGGGGCGTGCCCGCGTAGCGCACCTCGATCGTGAACGTGCCCGGCCACAGCCGCAGCGGCGCCAGGTGAAGCTTGCCGTCACGGTGGGTGAAGCGCACGCCTACGCCGTCGACCAGCACCGCGCTCACCCGGAACGCCCCCAGATCCAGGGCGAGCCGGGTCAGCGGCCGGAGCGCCACCGCCGAGATGCGCGCGACCCCGCCCAGGCGGTTCGGGCCGATCCGGTAGTCGAGGGAGAGGTCGTAGTGCGCCACCCGGTAACCGTCGTCGCCGTGCGTGGGGAAGTAGAGCCGTGGGGCAGGGGTCGTGCTCAGAACCACGCTGGATTTCCTCTGTGATGTCCGGTGCCACGGGATGTCCGGTGCCGGTCCCATTCTCGCCGGGCCGGCCTCCGCGATGGGATACCCGGTGCCGGTCCCGTTCTCGCCGGGCCGGCCTCTGCGGCGGGTGTCCGGTGCCGGTCCCATTCTCGCCGGGTCAGCCTCCCGCGGTCCACGCCGCGATCGGGTTGCCGAACCAGCGGGTCCCGGCCGGCACGGACTCGCCGCGCATCACCAGTGAGGCCGGGCCGACCGTGGTGTTCTCCCCGATCGCCGCCGCGGGCAGGACCACCCCGTGCGGGCCGAGCGTCGCCCCCCGGTCCAGGGTCACGGTGTCGACGCTCATGACCCGGTCGTGGAACAGGTGGGTCTGCAGCACGCAGCCCCGGTTCACCGTCGCGCCGTCGCCCAGGGAGACCAGGT contains:
- a CDS encoding M1 family metallopeptidase — its product is MVLSTTPAPRLYFPTHGDDGYRVAHYDLSLDYRIGPNRLGGVARISAVALRPLTRLALDLGAFRVSAVLVDGVGVRFTHRDGKLHLAPLRLWPGTFTIEVRYAGTPRPVNSHWGGLGWEQLTDGVIVASQPIGAPSWFPCNDRPDDKASYRFSVTAASAYQVIANGEPVSRRRAASATTWVYEQREPMAAYLASVQIGRYQLAEPAPGMRLAFPARHASRVRHDFERQARMMEVFGERFGPYPFGSYTVVVVDDELEIPVEAQGMSIFGRNHVDGRRGEERLVAHELAHQWFGNSLTVADWRGIWLHEGFATYAEWIWSEVSGGLSSDDHALRWHRRLAALPQNFVLADPGPRRLFDDRVYKRGALTLHALRRTMGDDAFFALLREWTAGHRHGTVTTEAFTALAARRTTAAVDGLFSAWLHDTRLPALP